A genomic region of Nostoc sp. UHCC 0702 contains the following coding sequences:
- a CDS encoding thioesterase, with product MTITPSFNSWVTCPEPNPKASLRLFCFPYAGGSSTIYRTWSADLPSTVEVCPIELPGRARQMRLAAFTRLEALLEAIAPILLPYLDKPFAFFGYSMGALLSFELTHLLRREYNLHPVHLFLSARRAPQIPPDKPPIHNLSEPAFKEELRRLNGTPPQVLENSELMEILIPTLRADFAVLETYVYAPHPRLDCPVTVFGGLRDKDISYSQLQGWQEHTNGAFSIKMFDGDHFFVQSSPLLLLKSLSQELQKIQLSRF from the coding sequence ATGACGATTACACCATCCTTTAACTCTTGGGTAACTTGCCCTGAACCAAATCCCAAAGCTTCCCTACGTTTATTCTGCTTTCCCTATGCGGGAGGTAGCTCTACAATTTATCGTACTTGGTCTGCTGATTTACCCTCGACTGTAGAAGTTTGTCCCATTGAACTACCGGGTCGAGCAAGGCAGATGCGCTTAGCTGCTTTCACTCGTCTAGAAGCTCTGCTGGAAGCGATCGCTCCTATACTCTTACCATACTTAGACAAACCATTTGCCTTTTTCGGTTACAGCATGGGTGCGCTTCTCAGTTTTGAACTCACTCATCTACTGCGCCGAGAGTATAATCTTCATCCTGTGCATCTTTTCCTATCTGCACGCCGCGCCCCCCAAATCCCTCCTGACAAGCCACCCATTCATAACCTTTCTGAACCAGCCTTTAAAGAGGAACTGCGACGCCTCAACGGTACTCCTCCACAGGTGTTAGAAAACTCTGAACTGATGGAAATCCTCATTCCTACCTTGCGGGCAGATTTTGCTGTCCTCGAAACTTACGTTTATGCTCCCCACCCACGCCTTGACTGTCCTGTAACAGTTTTCGGTGGTTTACGGGATAAGGACATAAGTTACTCCCAACTCCAAGGTTGGCAAGAACATACAAATGGTGCCTTCTCTATAAAAATGTTTGATGGGGATCATTTCTTCGTGCAGTCATCTCCGTTACTGCTGCTCAAGTCTCTTTCTCAAGAACTGCAAAAGATTCAGCTATCAAGGTTTTAA